One stretch of Ailuropoda melanoleuca isolate Jingjing chromosome 20, ASM200744v2, whole genome shotgun sequence DNA includes these proteins:
- the CHMP4A gene encoding charged multivesicular body protein 4a yields the protein MSGLGRLFGRGKKEKGPTPEEAIQKLKETEKILIKKQEFLEQKIQQELQTAKKHGIKNKRAALQALRRKKRLEQQLAQTDGTLSTLEFQREAIENATTNAEVLRTMELAAQGMKKAYQDMDIDKVDELMADITEQQEVAQQISDAISRPVGFGDVVDEDELLEELEGLGQEELAQDLLTVGDKEEEPPIELPSVPSPHLPAGPAPEADDDEEALKQLAEWVS from the exons ATGAGTGGTCTCGGCAGACTCTTCGGGAGGG ggaagaaggagaaggggccaACCCCTGAAGAGGCAATACAGAAgctgaaggagacagagaagataCTGATCAAGAAACAGGAGTTTTTGGAGCAGAAGATTCAACAGGAGCTGCAAACTGCCAAGAAGCATGGGATCAAGAATAAGAGAG CCGCCCTACAGGCTTTGCGGAGGAAGAAAAGATTGGAACAACAGTTGGCACAAACCGATGGGACATTGTCCACCCTGGAGTTTCAGCGTGAGGCCATTGAGAATGCCACCACCAATGCAGAAGTGCTTCGTACCATGGAGCTTGCCGCCCAAGGCATGAAGAAGGCCTACCAGGACAT GGACATTGACAAGGTGGATGAACTGATGGCTGACATTACAGAACAGCAGGAGGTGGCCCAGCAGATCTCAGATGCCATTTCTCGGCCTGTGGGCTTTGGAGATGTTGTGGATGAG GATGAGCTGCTGGAGGAGCtagaggggctggggcaggaggaattGGCCCAGGACTTGTTAACTGTGGGTGACAAGGAGGAAGAACCCCCCATTGAACTGCCCAGTGTACCGTCTCCACATCTGCCTGCAGGACCAG CTCCCGAAGCAGATGACGATGAAGAGGCCTTAAAGCAATTGGCTGAGTGGGTATCCTGA
- the LOC100466666 gene encoding magnesium-dependent phosphatase 1 isoform X1 codes for MARLPKLAVFDLDYTLWPFWVDTHVDPPFHRSSDGAVRDRRGQAVRLYPEVPDVLQRLQDLNVPVAAASRTGEIEGAKQLLELFDLDRYFVHREIYPGSKVTHFERLQQKTGVVFSQMIFFDDEKRNIVDVSKLGVTCIHVQNGMSLQTLSEGLETFAKAQARP; via the exons ATGGCGCGGCTCCCGAAGCTGGCGGTCTTCGATCTGG ATTACACGCTCTGGCCGTTCTGGGTGGACACGCACGTCGACCCCCCGTTCCACCGGAGCAG CGATGGGGCCGTCCGGGATCGGCGGGGCCAGGCCGTCCGACTATACCCGGAGGTGCCCGACGTCCTGCAGCGCTTGCAGGACCTCAACGTGCCGGTGGCGGCTGCTTCACG GACAGGGGAGATCGAAGGGGCTAAGCAGCTTTTGGAGCTCTTTGACCTTGACAGATACTTTGTTCATCGGGAAATCTATCCAGGCAGCAAGGTCACCCACTTTGAAAG GTTGCAGCAGAAGACTGGAGTTGTCTTCTCCCAGATGATCTTCTTTGACGACGAGAAGCGGAATATCGTAGACGTCAGCAAGCTGG gaGTTACCTGCATTCACGTCCAGAATGGAATGAGTCTTCAAACCCTAAGTGAAGGACTAGAGACATTTGCAAAGGCCCAAGCTAGGCCCTGA
- the LOC100466666 gene encoding magnesium-dependent phosphatase 1 isoform X2, with amino-acid sequence MARLPKLAVFDLDYTLWPFWVDTHVDPPFHRSSDGAVRDRRGQAVRLYPEVPDVLQRLQDLNVPVAAASRTGEIEGAKQLLELFDLDRYFVHREIYPGSKVTHFERLQQKTGVVFSQMIFFDDEKRNIVDVSKLGTEWSYLHSRPEWNESSNPK; translated from the exons ATGGCGCGGCTCCCGAAGCTGGCGGTCTTCGATCTGG ATTACACGCTCTGGCCGTTCTGGGTGGACACGCACGTCGACCCCCCGTTCCACCGGAGCAG CGATGGGGCCGTCCGGGATCGGCGGGGCCAGGCCGTCCGACTATACCCGGAGGTGCCCGACGTCCTGCAGCGCTTGCAGGACCTCAACGTGCCGGTGGCGGCTGCTTCACG GACAGGGGAGATCGAAGGGGCTAAGCAGCTTTTGGAGCTCTTTGACCTTGACAGATACTTTGTTCATCGGGAAATCTATCCAGGCAGCAAGGTCACCCACTTTGAAAG GTTGCAGCAGAAGACTGGAGTTGTCTTCTCCCAGATGATCTTCTTTGACGACGAGAAGCGGAATATCGTAGACGTCAGCAAGCTGGGTACTGAGTG gaGTTACCTGCATTCACGTCCAGAATGGAATGAGTCTTCAAACCCTAAGTGA
- the LOC100466666 gene encoding magnesium-dependent phosphatase 1 isoform X3, giving the protein MARLPKLAVFDLDYTLWPFWVDTHVDPPFHRSSDGAVRDRRGQAVRLYPEVPDVLQRLQDLNVPVAAASRTGEIEGAKQLLELFDLDRYFVHREIYPGSKVTHFERLQQKTGVVFSQMIFFDDEKRNIVDVSKLGTEW; this is encoded by the exons ATGGCGCGGCTCCCGAAGCTGGCGGTCTTCGATCTGG ATTACACGCTCTGGCCGTTCTGGGTGGACACGCACGTCGACCCCCCGTTCCACCGGAGCAG CGATGGGGCCGTCCGGGATCGGCGGGGCCAGGCCGTCCGACTATACCCGGAGGTGCCCGACGTCCTGCAGCGCTTGCAGGACCTCAACGTGCCGGTGGCGGCTGCTTCACG GACAGGGGAGATCGAAGGGGCTAAGCAGCTTTTGGAGCTCTTTGACCTTGACAGATACTTTGTTCATCGGGAAATCTATCCAGGCAGCAAGGTCACCCACTTTGAAAG GTTGCAGCAGAAGACTGGAGTTGTCTTCTCCCAGATGATCTTCTTTGACGACGAGAAGCGGAATATCGTAGACGTCAGCAAGCTGGGTACTGAGTGGTGA
- the NEDD8 gene encoding NEDD8, with the protein MLIKVKTLTGKEIEIDIEPTDKVERIKERVEEKEGIPPQQQRLIYSGKQMNDEKTAADYKILGGSVLHLVLALRGGGGLRQ; encoded by the exons ACGCTGACCGGAAAGGAGATTGAGATCGACATTGAACCCACAGACAAG GTGGAGCGAATCAAGGAGCGtgtggaggagaaagagggaatcCCCCCCCAGCAACAGCGGCTCATCTACAGTGGAAAACAGAT GAATGATGAGAAGACAGCAGCTGATTATAAGATCCTAGGTGGTTCAGTCCTCCACCTCGTGTTGGCTCTGAGAGGAGGAGGTGGTCTTAGGCAGTGA